From one Luteolibacter sp. SL250 genomic stretch:
- a CDS encoding FAD-linked oxidase C-terminal domain-containing protein: MSQASLLERLSAIVGPDKVSVASAVLESHSTDKWYASHPPDVVVFAESTSDVSAVMKFASEHRIPVTTRGAGYGYVGGCVPLHGGIVLSTARMNRILGIHPEDGVAIVQPGVITGDLQKAANDMGWEYPPDPASLKDCSIGGNIATNAGGPRCLKYGVTRSYVLGLEVVLANGDVLRTGGRLHKNKTGFDLIGAFTGSEGLLGVVTEATLRIIPKPASRAMLAAIFPDFPMAAAAVQAILNSGHLPSALEITDTFTLAAARRKLGPDVFPEGNAHLIVEIDGRPAAVLSELEELHALLLSLGATFIERAPDEASCERIWKLRREFSFSLRDTGLTKLNEDIVVPRSKLVELVNFARGLEAETGIAVACFGHAGDGNIHTNLMVADYQDPVIRTKADAALDLLFKWVLEQGGAITGEHGVGIAKKPWIRQALGETSMATHLALKKALDPQGILNPGKFLDF, translated from the coding sequence ATGTCCCAAGCCTCCCTGCTGGAGCGGCTCTCCGCCATCGTCGGCCCTGACAAGGTGTCCGTTGCCTCCGCCGTGCTCGAATCCCACTCCACGGACAAATGGTACGCCAGCCATCCTCCGGATGTGGTGGTCTTCGCGGAATCGACCTCGGATGTGTCCGCCGTGATGAAATTCGCCTCGGAGCACCGGATCCCGGTCACCACCCGCGGCGCGGGCTACGGCTATGTCGGGGGATGTGTGCCGCTCCACGGCGGCATCGTCCTGTCCACCGCACGGATGAACCGGATCCTGGGCATCCACCCGGAGGATGGCGTCGCCATCGTCCAGCCCGGCGTCATCACCGGGGATCTCCAGAAGGCGGCGAACGACATGGGCTGGGAATACCCGCCGGACCCCGCCTCGCTGAAGGACTGCTCCATCGGCGGGAACATCGCCACCAACGCGGGCGGCCCGCGCTGCCTGAAGTACGGCGTGACCCGTAGCTACGTGCTGGGCCTGGAGGTGGTGCTGGCCAACGGCGATGTCCTCCGCACCGGCGGACGCCTGCACAAGAACAAGACCGGCTTCGACCTCATCGGCGCGTTCACCGGCTCGGAAGGCCTGCTGGGCGTCGTGACGGAGGCCACCCTGCGCATCATCCCGAAACCGGCCAGCCGTGCGATGCTGGCCGCCATCTTCCCGGACTTCCCCATGGCCGCCGCCGCCGTGCAGGCCATCCTCAACAGCGGGCACCTGCCCTCCGCGCTGGAGATCACCGACACCTTCACCCTGGCCGCCGCGCGCAGGAAGCTCGGCCCGGATGTGTTCCCGGAAGGCAACGCCCACCTCATCGTGGAGATCGACGGCAGGCCCGCCGCCGTGCTGTCAGAGCTGGAGGAACTCCACGCGCTCCTGCTTTCGCTCGGCGCGACCTTCATCGAGCGCGCGCCCGACGAGGCCTCCTGCGAACGCATCTGGAAGCTCCGCCGCGAGTTCTCCTTCTCCCTGCGCGACACCGGCCTGACCAAGCTCAACGAGGACATCGTCGTCCCGCGCTCGAAGCTGGTGGAGCTGGTGAACTTCGCCCGCGGGCTGGAGGCGGAAACCGGCATCGCCGTCGCCTGCTTCGGCCATGCCGGGGATGGCAACATCCACACCAACCTGATGGTCGCGGACTACCAGGACCCCGTCATCCGCACGAAGGCGGACGCCGCGCTCGACCTGCTTTTCAAATGGGTCCTCGAACAGGGCGGTGCCATCACCGGCGAGCACGGCGTGGGCATCGCGAAGAAGCCATGGATCCGCCAGGCCCTCGGCGAGACATCCATGGCTACCCACCTCGCGCTGAAAAAAGCCCTCGATCCCCAGGGCATCCTCAATCCGGGCAAGTTCCTGGATTTCTGA
- the glgP gene encoding alpha-glucan family phosphorylase — protein MPQSFLPKPFAHNYEIAPEYAKSAVYFSSEFAIDQSFKIYSGGLGFLAGSHMRAAAGLKQNLAGIGILWTYGYYNQVRGEDNELAVQFRKNSYAFLQDTGIRFTVPVHGHAVWVKALYLPGDIFNTVPMFFLSTDIEENDYLSRAITHRLYDNDPLRRIAQYIILGAGGARLLDELGVDPEVWHLNEAHGLSAAFHVYDKFRKVDEVKKRFIFTTHTPEEAGNEKHDFNLLRDFSFFGSITGDEARKITGIEGDVFNHSLAALRLSHKANGVSKLHGEVSRQMWKDYPDICGIDHVTNAQNKKYWADHGLEAARNNGDTECLSNRKRELKERLFRTVADQTGKIFKPDVLTIVWARRFAGYKRPDLITRDIRLFREMLNHPQYPVQVIWAGKPYPFDYSAINTFNHLINLTKDYPNATVLTGYELDLSRQLKTGSDVWLNNPVVTREASGTSGMTAAMNGSVNFSTYDGWVCEFAKDGVNSFIIPPADPHLSPEDRDRYDMMGFYEGLTQKILPLYYGNPEGWNQLVLKSMNDVVPFFDADRMGDEYYKKMYA, from the coding sequence ATGCCCCAGTCCTTTCTCCCCAAGCCCTTCGCGCACAACTACGAGATCGCCCCCGAGTATGCGAAGAGCGCCGTCTATTTTTCTTCCGAGTTCGCGATCGACCAAAGCTTCAAGATCTACTCCGGGGGCCTCGGCTTCCTCGCCGGTTCCCACATGCGCGCTGCCGCGGGCCTGAAGCAGAACCTCGCCGGCATCGGCATCCTCTGGACCTACGGTTACTACAACCAGGTCCGCGGTGAGGACAACGAACTGGCCGTCCAGTTCCGGAAGAACTCCTACGCCTTCCTCCAGGACACCGGCATCCGCTTCACCGTCCCGGTCCACGGCCATGCGGTGTGGGTGAAGGCCCTCTACCTGCCCGGTGACATCTTCAACACCGTGCCCATGTTCTTCCTCAGCACGGACATCGAGGAAAACGACTACCTTTCCCGTGCGATCACGCACCGCCTCTACGACAACGACCCTCTGCGCCGGATCGCCCAGTACATCATCCTCGGCGCGGGCGGCGCACGCCTGCTGGATGAACTCGGCGTGGATCCGGAAGTCTGGCACCTGAATGAGGCACACGGCCTCTCCGCCGCATTCCATGTCTATGACAAGTTCCGCAAGGTGGACGAGGTGAAGAAGCGCTTCATCTTCACCACCCACACCCCGGAGGAAGCGGGCAACGAGAAGCACGACTTCAACCTGCTGCGCGACTTCTCCTTCTTCGGCTCCATCACCGGCGACGAGGCGCGGAAGATCACCGGCATCGAGGGGGATGTCTTCAACCACTCGCTCGCCGCGCTGCGCCTGAGCCACAAGGCGAACGGCGTCTCGAAGCTGCACGGCGAGGTCTCCCGCCAGATGTGGAAGGACTACCCGGATATCTGCGGGATCGACCACGTGACCAACGCCCAGAACAAGAAATACTGGGCGGACCACGGACTGGAGGCCGCCCGCAACAACGGCGACACGGAATGCCTCAGCAACCGCAAACGCGAGCTGAAGGAGCGCCTTTTCCGCACTGTCGCGGACCAGACGGGCAAGATCTTCAAGCCGGACGTGCTGACCATCGTCTGGGCCCGCCGCTTCGCCGGCTACAAACGCCCGGACCTGATCACCCGCGACATCCGCCTTTTCCGCGAGATGCTCAACCACCCGCAGTATCCCGTGCAGGTGATCTGGGCCGGCAAGCCGTATCCCTTCGACTACAGCGCGATCAATACCTTCAACCACCTGATCAACCTGACGAAGGACTACCCGAACGCGACGGTCCTCACCGGCTACGAGCTGGATCTTTCCCGCCAGTTGAAGACGGGCTCCGACGTCTGGCTGAACAACCCCGTCGTCACCCGTGAGGCGTCCGGCACCTCCGGCATGACCGCCGCCATGAACGGCTCCGTCAACTTCTCCACCTACGACGGCTGGGTCTGCGAGTTCGCCAAGGACGGCGTGAACTCCTTCATCATCCCGCCCGCAGATCCGCACCTGTCCCCGGAGGACCGGGACCGCTATGACATGATGGGCTTCTACGAAGGCCTCACCCAGAAGATCCTGCCGCTCTACTACGGCAACCCTGAAGGGTGGAACCAGCTCGTGCTGAAGTCCATGAACGATGTGGTGCCGTTCTTCGACGCCGACCGCATGGGGGACGAGTATTACAAGAAGATGTACGCCTGA
- a CDS encoding acyltransferase produces the protein MNGRAVQLDGLRAVAMIVIAWDHWTHDLLPRIFPAEIFLFLFLVLTGFLITGSLLRERERGEASGGSWKWRSMKVYQIRRGLRILAPYYAALFFAWIVRAPDVWPGLPWYVFHVSNIRMALAGMWPSGSAHFWSLAMQQQFYLLWPFVIWFLPKRLILPAVILITAIAPITRWFEPQLSAYIAWPDKLLWAAFDYFGLGALLAIAVSKGMTMESRPLRIAGVLSLFAYLYLFIGHDMGWPTFSLRVVQQTFLSVFLCSLVATAIVGFGGWPKRLLEQPTLLKIGALSYGIYLYHNLAPLAAGKILPFLWLSDHFDNAIGTSLKILSYAVITWLLTLASWKWIEKPLQEVRAKIRPDQRKGV, from the coding sequence GTGAACGGACGCGCGGTGCAACTGGATGGCCTGAGGGCGGTGGCGATGATCGTCATCGCCTGGGACCACTGGACGCACGACCTGCTGCCGCGGATCTTTCCCGCGGAGATCTTCCTGTTCCTCTTCCTCGTTCTTACCGGCTTCCTCATCACCGGCTCCCTGCTGCGGGAGCGGGAGCGCGGGGAGGCCTCCGGCGGGAGTTGGAAGTGGCGATCGATGAAGGTCTATCAGATCCGCCGCGGCCTGCGGATCCTCGCCCCGTACTACGCCGCGCTCTTTTTCGCGTGGATCGTCCGCGCGCCGGATGTCTGGCCCGGCCTGCCGTGGTACGTTTTCCATGTCTCGAACATCCGCATGGCGCTGGCCGGGATGTGGCCTTCCGGCAGCGCCCACTTCTGGTCACTGGCGATGCAGCAGCAGTTCTACCTGCTGTGGCCGTTCGTCATCTGGTTCCTGCCGAAGCGGCTGATCCTTCCCGCCGTGATCCTCATCACCGCCATCGCCCCCATCACGCGGTGGTTCGAGCCGCAGCTCAGCGCCTACATCGCCTGGCCGGACAAGTTGCTGTGGGCGGCCTTCGACTACTTCGGACTCGGCGCGCTGCTGGCCATCGCCGTTTCCAAGGGGATGACGATGGAAAGCCGTCCGCTCAGGATCGCAGGCGTGCTGTCGCTGTTCGCCTATCTCTACCTCTTCATCGGCCACGACATGGGCTGGCCCACCTTCAGCCTGCGCGTCGTCCAGCAGACCTTCCTCTCCGTCTTCCTCTGCTCCCTGGTCGCCACCGCCATCGTCGGCTTCGGCGGCTGGCCGAAGAGGCTCCTGGAACAGCCCACCCTGCTGAAGATCGGCGCGCTTTCCTACGGGATCTACCTCTACCACAACCTCGCCCCGCTCGCGGCGGGCAAGATCCTGCCCTTCCTCTGGTTGAGCGACCACTTCGACAACGCCATCGGCACCTCGCTGAAGATCCTATCCTACGCCGTCATCACCTGGTTGCTCACGCTCGCGTCGTGGAAATGGATCGAAAAACCGCTGCAGGAAGTACGCGCGAAAATCCGGCCGGATCAGCGCAAAGGTGTTTGA
- a CDS encoding cellulase family glycosylhydrolase translates to MRLKILALLFSALPLASIQSMAAPWTGTIPENFGVQLKGPDMNVGTLDQVQALGLKWVRRGCIWEGVEKEKGVYDFSRYEAFVKLCQERGLKVITPITFNNKLYGHVKDEPGRTAYAKYAAALASHFRGQGIHFEIWNEPNTKTFWGGHGKKGNSEAYAIEYTNLVKATIPAMRAADPDCVILAGSVSNMWTESYKWMEFCFAHGMLDAGFDVWSVHPYGLKSPEDYIEAYAHMRGQMVAAGGKPDIRLMNSERGFPIGKAEGHAGGDAAMAYDYQAWHLVRQYLIDMLEGAEATIWYEWSGKEGFALHRDGEPTPALNACKELIRQLRGYRLEKRIPTEQPRDFILSFTDGKGGVKLVAWTAPPAMQSPDKITPHEVLIPVGKKGAVTVHDLFGKESKVEAGDTGLPLRLTGAPQYITTGG, encoded by the coding sequence ATGCGGCTCAAGATCCTCGCCCTGCTTTTCTCCGCCCTTCCGCTGGCCTCCATCCAGTCGATGGCCGCCCCATGGACCGGGACCATCCCGGAAAATTTCGGCGTCCAGCTCAAGGGACCGGACATGAACGTCGGGACACTGGATCAGGTGCAGGCACTGGGTCTGAAGTGGGTCCGCCGCGGCTGCATCTGGGAGGGCGTGGAGAAGGAAAAGGGCGTTTATGATTTCTCCCGCTACGAGGCTTTCGTGAAGCTCTGCCAGGAACGGGGGCTGAAGGTCATCACCCCCATCACCTTCAACAACAAGCTCTACGGCCACGTGAAGGATGAGCCGGGCCGCACCGCCTATGCGAAGTATGCGGCGGCGCTGGCATCCCACTTCAGGGGGCAGGGCATCCACTTCGAGATCTGGAATGAGCCGAACACGAAAACCTTCTGGGGCGGCCATGGCAAGAAGGGCAACTCCGAGGCCTACGCCATCGAATACACCAATCTGGTGAAGGCGACGATCCCCGCCATGCGGGCGGCGGATCCGGACTGCGTGATCCTCGCGGGTTCCGTTTCCAACATGTGGACGGAATCCTACAAGTGGATGGAGTTCTGCTTTGCCCACGGGATGCTGGATGCCGGCTTCGACGTCTGGTCCGTCCATCCCTACGGCCTGAAATCCCCGGAGGACTACATCGAGGCTTACGCCCACATGCGCGGGCAGATGGTCGCGGCGGGCGGCAAGCCTGACATCCGCCTGATGAACTCCGAGCGCGGCTTTCCCATCGGCAAGGCGGAGGGCCATGCAGGCGGCGACGCCGCGATGGCCTACGATTACCAGGCCTGGCATCTCGTCCGCCAGTACCTCATCGACATGCTGGAGGGAGCGGAGGCCACCATCTGGTACGAATGGTCCGGCAAGGAAGGCTTCGCCCTCCACCGTGACGGCGAACCGACGCCCGCCCTCAACGCGTGCAAGGAACTCATCCGCCAGCTCCGCGGCTATCGGCTGGAGAAGCGGATCCCCACGGAGCAACCGCGTGATTTCATCCTGAGCTTCACGGATGGCAAGGGAGGGGTGAAGCTGGTGGCCTGGACCGCACCACCCGCCATGCAGTCCCCGGACAAGATCACCCCGCATGAAGTCCTGATCCCCGTCGGAAAGAAGGGAGCCGTCACCGTCCACGATCTCTTCGGAAAGGAAAGCAAGGTGGAGGCCGGGGACACCGGTCTTCCGCTGCGCCTCACCGGTGCCCCGCAGTATATCACCACCGGCGGGTAG
- a CDS encoding glutathione peroxidase gives MLHRIVIPAFVMAATAYAADITKIPFNDASGKATSLDAYKGKVVLIVNVASKCGNTPQYEGLEATYQKYKDQGFEILAFPCNDFGGQEPGTIEEIQKFCSTKYSVTFPLMEKVSVKGEDRHKLYEELTGEKGAFPGDVKWNFGKFLIGRNGKPIARFEPKTLVTGPEATEAIEKALKKKS, from the coding sequence ATGCTGCATCGAATCGTCATTCCCGCATTTGTCATGGCCGCCACCGCCTACGCCGCCGACATCACCAAGATCCCGTTCAACGACGCGTCCGGCAAAGCCACTTCCCTCGACGCCTACAAGGGCAAGGTCGTGCTCATCGTCAACGTCGCCTCGAAGTGCGGCAACACCCCACAGTATGAAGGCCTGGAGGCGACCTACCAGAAATACAAGGACCAGGGCTTCGAGATCCTCGCCTTCCCCTGCAACGACTTCGGCGGCCAGGAGCCGGGCACCATCGAGGAGATCCAGAAGTTCTGCTCCACGAAATACTCCGTGACCTTCCCGCTGATGGAAAAGGTCAGCGTCAAGGGTGAGGACCGGCACAAGCTCTACGAGGAACTCACCGGTGAGAAGGGCGCCTTCCCCGGTGATGTGAAATGGAACTTCGGCAAATTCCTCATCGGCCGCAACGGCAAGCCCATCGCCCGCTTCGAGCCGAAGACGCTCGTCACCGGCCCGGAAGCGACCGAGGCGATCGAGAAGGCACTGAAGAAGAAGTCCTGA